agttttgtgatatttaaataatttaatataagggTAAACaaagtataaattttaaatactttaaagtatttaatataaattatttacaaaattaatggtatattaaatattttaaaatcttaaatgtaataataatttattaataataaattatacttaaataatttaatttgatgataaattatatttaaataatataatataatggtacatgaaatatttaaataatataatataatatataattttgacCCAAAAATCAACTATTCTTCTTTATTTTTTGTGGTGGAAAAGTAATTTCGGCTTCTCAAATGCAATTAGAAACGGTCACCAAAACCCAAGTTTAACCTCACAAAACCCTAGTAAGCCCACTACCTTAGCCGTCAACACCATCAAAATAAGGAATAAAACCAACCATGCAACAAAAGGCCGGCGGCCTCCAACGACAGCACCACATGTATGCACACCACTAAGCATGTGCTAGGgataaaataaaaacattgaaTGTGAAAATCAAGTAAAAAGGACAACTCAGGTTCAACTTTTATTGCCATTTTGTCTTTTATAAAATGACTTAACATTGATAAGTTGATAACTAGACAAGAGATCTAAATACAATTTTTTAAGGCCAAGTGAAAAAAAGTAGGGCAATGGATAGGCAAATCAACAGTGTTGAAATGGAGCAAAGGAAAGGCAGAAGATTAGTGTTGTTTCCATTACCATTACAAGGCCACATTAATCCCATGTTTGACCTTGCAAACATTCTTCATTCAAGAGGGTTCTCAATCACCATTATCCACACTACTTTCAACTCTCCCAACCCTTCAAACTACCCTCACTTCACTTTCCGTATCATCTCCGAAGATTTGCCTGAAAACAATCGATGCACGAAAGATCTCATCGCTTTCGTCTCGATGCTCAATGCGATATGTGGACTGCCTTTTCGTGATTGCTTGGCTGATTTGTTGTCCGATACTTCAGAGGAGCCGATTGCTTGCTTGATTTCCGATGCTATACTTTACTTCACTCAAGATGTTGCAAATGAACTTAAGGTTCCTAGGATGGTATTGAGGACTGGTGCTGCCTCTTCCTTTTGtgttttctcttcttttcctCTCCTAAGGGAAAAAGGGTACCTTCCTATACAAGGTATgtatatgagtatatatatttgCGTATAAAAATGATTATAGCATCGTATATGTGACGGTCATATTATTCAACGGCAGATTCTCAGCTAGAGGAGCCAATAGTTGAACTTCCACCATTAAGAGTAAAAGACCTCCCAGTGATCCACACAGATGACCCTGAAGATCTTTACAATGTGGTGGTTGGCATGGTGGAACAAAGCAAAGCATCAAATGGTATGATATGGAACACTTTTGAAGAACTAGAAGGGACTTCCCTTGCAACACTTCACCAAAAACTTGGGGTTCCACTTTTTCCAATTGGTCCATTCCATAAATGCTTTGCAGTCACTTCAAGTACTACTTCAAGCAGTTTGTTAACACATGACCAAAGTTGTATTTCATGGTTAGATAAACAAGACCCTAAATCAGTCATCTATGTGAGCTTTGGTAGTTTAGCATCAATAAGTGAAACCCAATTCTTGGAGATAGCTTGGGGTTTAGCTAATAGCAACCAACCATTCTTATGGGTGGTTAGGCCAGGTCTAGTCCATGGTTCAAACTGGGTTGAACCATTGCCAAATGGGTTCTTGGAAACATTGGGGGGGAAGGGACATATTGTTAAATGGGCTCCTCAACAACAAGTGTTGGCTCATCCATCTGTGGGAGCTTTTTGGACCCACAATGGGTGGAATTCAACTTTGGAGAGTATTTGTGAAGGGGTCCCTATGGTTTGCATGCCTTGTTTCACTGACCAAAAGGTTAATGCAAGGTATGTGAGTGAGGTTTGGGGGATTGGTTTGCAATTAGAGAAAGGGCTTGAGAGAGGGGAAATAGAGAAGACAATCAAAAGATTAATGGTGGACAAAGATGGGGAAAATATAAGGGAGAGAATGTTGAATTTAAAGGAGAAATCAAATCTTTGCTTGAGTGAAAGTGGGTCTTCAAAACAAGCACTAGATAGCTTGGTTTATCACATTTTATCATTGGAATCACTTACTTTTCATACTCATTAAAGATTGTGAATAAGCCTCTCAATCCCCAGTTAATAAAATCTTTGGGAGCTTTAGTTAATTTTATCCAATTTCTAATGTTATGCTACTTGTTTGTTTTAGTGATTTGGTTACTCAAATAATAATAGGAATAACATTAAATTTAAATCtcaagttttatatattttctaattgaccttcattatttttcttttgagttaaatttaactcttaacttaaaaaaataaaatcaaatttaaccatcaatctttcacaaaagttgaattattgttttaaaacaaaaatactgagtaaaatgttaaaattttaaacatgaaaatcTGCATAATAATCCACATGTACTTAATACtaatttttctttgaattttatgaatttttataaattcttttgaattttgagtattttataaattttaagttattttgtTGACCTAGCATATAAAACAAATAGTGCCATAAAGTGGCGAATCTAGAGGGGGGCTAGCATGGACCCCGATCCcccttaaaatataaaattattattaaaactcttaaatttttttaaaaattttaaattagtaaaagtaaaattgtactttggccctcttaaaattataaaaattaaatttaatcctttaaaagttataaagatatagactataaaaattgaaatttcatTCAACCCCCTAAAAGATTGTTCTGGCTTCGCCCTTGATGTCATGTTCGTATGAATTACATCTAAATTGCCATCTAAGTCTAGGTCGCTACAAcaacattattaaaaaaaatgatttaaattttttaaaagattaaaggttaaatttaacttaaaaataagaataaagataatgtcaaattaaaaaaaaaaatattaacattGAAAACTAAATTAATCATTATCCCCAAGTAAAAAAACCCGCGCATGAGATAGCATAAACAGATAAAgtgaagtttatatatatatgattcgtTGCCTTTAAATTTTGATAGAAGAACATAAATCACATTAAAACACCCCTCAAACATatttttaagtaaattctttCCTTACGAATGTGGTTTTCAATCTCTTCATTCTAATATCTTCAATTAGACGGTCCAAATTGTTAGAAGAAGACCCACCAATACTAACACATTGATTGATTACCTTAGCCATGTCTGTTGCCGAATTCACGAACTCCTTTTGATCCACCATCACATCGTTCACCATTTTCTCCACTATCTTCCTATCACTTACATCCTTCATATCCAACCCTATTTTCCACACCGTACTCACAACCCTACTAGTCACTTGTTGATCGGCAAAGTACGGCCAACAAACCATAGGCACCCCGGCAACGATGCTCTCCAAAGTTGAGTTCCACCCACTATGCGTCAAGAACCCACCAACTGCCTCGTGGTTCAAGACCACCTCTTGCGGCGCCCAATCGACAATGTAGCCTCGATCCTTACTCTTCTCCATTAGCTCTTTTACAAAATCCTCCCCTTCACCATCTTTTCCAATCACGGAATCTGGCCTTACAACAAACAAGAACTTCGTTTTACTGTTAAGAAGTCCATACCAAAGCTCTACGAGTTGATCCCTTGACGTGCTTGTAATGCTACCGAAACTTACGTAGATAACAGATCGATTTGGTTGCTTATCGAGCCAAGGAATGCAGCTTTTATCCTCTTCCCGAAGGGTATTCGAAAATTGATCAAATGATTCTCCATGTTTTGCCTTGAGTCTTGTGTTTAATTGAGCATGTAAGGGTCCAATGGGGTAGATGTTAGCGCATTTAGTGCGTATTTGAGATAGTATAGGTTCGTCGAGCTCGTCAGTGGTGTTGAATATCAAGGCATCGGCTTGAGTACTTTTTCGTGTTTGTTTAACAATAAGTTGAACAGTTGAATCTTCAATGTCTGGTTTTCGACAAAAACTAGGAAGATCTCGACATCGAAGATAAGTTTCCATGCCTGGCACTGTTGTTATCAACCTGTCCATGTCTTCACTTCCTTTCATATTTTAACAAAAACCCATCAACCTAAGCAAGCTTATGTATAGGCATTGACATTTAAAACTTGTTTTAGGAGATCAATCATTCCAGTGTAGACAAGAACTAGACCCAACCTAAAAAACCTTACTGTAAACCTGAATGATTCAAACCTTTTATTTctcatattaaaaataattcaaattagAAATGACTCGAACAAATAATTCAAAATGACTTGAATTCAAAAACTAAATCTAAATGAAGAAAAACCAAAACAAACCCAACTCGAAAACCTTACTGTAAATCCAGAATGATTTGGATTTGAAATCAACAATGACATGAGCTTAAGAGTTAAACCCGAATGACTCAAATTCTAAATCACTCAAATTCAAAATAACCCAAATTAAAATATCCAAATTCGAAATGAATCAACAATCTTAAAATACAAATTAATCCAACCAAGAGTGACCCAAATTATCCAATTGATTACCATGCCATTCTTACTAATTAGCTTTAAATGAGATTTAGATACTTTGGGATTATGGTTCCAACTATTCTAGATTAGAAACAGTAGTCAACATCATTGAAATGAAaacaaatttgataaaaaaagaaGGTTGATTTTACCTCTGATAGGAAGCTCCCCAGCTTTGATTATATCAGTAATAGAATAATAAACCCAGAAACTACGAGGACTGCTGGTACGAAAACCAATGATGGGGATACCAAGCTCATTCGCAACATCAATAGCATATCCAGAAAACCCATCTGCAATTACACAATCTACCGGTGGGTTGCTATTAATCATCATCTCTCTAAAACTCTGCTTGATTTTCATTAAAATGGCTTCTTCATACGTCTCAAGGAACCAATTCCCTGATCTGGGATGATCAAGAGGGAGACCATCGGTTATGGTCTTGAGTTCGAACCCTGGGTATCTTTTAAAATAGGCAACAATGCTGGTGAACTTGATCAGGCGTTCATGGTTATGGTGGGAATTGAGGAAAGTGAGCTTGAAACCGGCGAGGGCTAATAGTTCAGCTAGCTTAATCATGGAGTTTATATGGCCTTGTAATGGGAGAGGGAAGATGACAACATGTGGAGGACGACATTGTGAAGGAGAATCCATTTCCATGTAAATTACAGGATTGGTTTTTTGACGGGGATTTTCAGTTTTTCAGTGCTTTAAAGATCAATGTTTTGGGGGGCTGCTGTTGAATGGTCAACAATGTCTGTTAGGACACGGATAGGAGAAATTTAAGTCAAAAAGTAGGACTTTGTGGATAAAAACAATACTATTACTAATTTGACCATTCAATATTAACAGCATCACAATTAACCTTTTGATTTATTAGCAAATATTTATTCGTCAATATATATTTTTCGTAGTTAActcaataattaattttatacgTTTTTTAGGCTCATTAAGAGGTAAATATTGATTATaaagtttaaaataattttatattcagAACAAAGATTAAATTCTCGATCACTAATTAATGTAGGAAAGGTTCTTACTATCTCacttaatttttgtaatttattcgTCATTATATTTAACTAAGAATAATTTTGAAGAGTTATTAGTATAATTCACTTAGTTGTTTAAAGAGATACTCTAATTAAAGAAATTGAGGCCAAATTACACAAGCTCATTGAGGGGAGTGTATTGGTGCTACTATTGAAGATGAGTTCTCTTTTTGTACGCTTAttgctttaaaatattttgtttaagggtaaactatatcattaattattaaactatgactaaatttttattttggtcattgAATTGTTTGAAacatttcatttaagtcattgaaatatttaaaagtttttatttaagtcattgggttgttaagtttttttttttttttaagttccaTAAGTGTGCTCCAAGCAACAATTTGAACATATTTTAGATCCAATTCGATCTGACGGCAAGTGTCGGAGATCGAAGAAAAAGGTTGTTTGAATTTTAATTCTCATATTCGTGACGTCCAaagttatttcataaaaaaaatttgaacGGTAAACGAGAGAGTAAAAGAGAGCTTTCAAAATTTTAACCGTctagtaacttaaatgaaaacctttaaatagtttaatgactaaattgtagtTTTTTTAATCGAATTTAAGTAACTATTTTTATACATCTTTTTAAGGGTAAACAATAGATTTCGTTATTATAATTGGTGAATATATTCAATCAAGCATGgatattttaaagatttttaatacgtttcaattatttaatttaaagagatattacaataataaataataataaaaactaaaCCGAAGACCTCTCATTTTTTGGTACCATATGAAGGTATTTGATTGAAACAAAATTTTAGCAGTTACTGCTAACTTCTATGAATAAATTCATATTGAGATAAATTCATTCCTTAAGAAACTATCATAGTTTTTGGGGTTTTCAAGCTCATTATTCTAATATCTTCAATTAAATGATCCAAATTACTATAAGAAGACCCACCAACATTAACACTTTGATTCGTTACCTTAGCCGTTTCGGCTGCCGATTGTACAAACTCCTCCTTTTGATCCACCATCACATCTTTCACCATTTTCTCCACTATCTTTTTATCACATACATCCTTCATATCCAACCCTATTTTCCATACCTCACTCACAACCCTACTATTCACTTGTTGGTCAGCAAAGTAAGGCCAGCAAATCATAGGCACCCCTGCGACGATGCTCTCCAAAGTCGAGTTCCATCCATTATGCGTAAAGAACCCGCCAACGGTTGGGTGGTTCAAAACCGCCTCTTGTGGTGCCCAATTTACTATGTAACCTTGATCCTTACTCTTCTCCATAAGCTCCACTACAACATCCTCCCCTTCACCATCTTTTCCAATCACAGAATTCGGCCTTACAACAAGCAAGAACTTCGTTTTACTGTTAAGAAGTCCATACCAAAGCTCTACAAGTTGCTCCCTTGACGTGCTCGTTATGCTACCAAAACTTACATAAATAACAGATCGATTTGGTTGCTTATCGAGCCAAAAGATGCAGCTTTTATCCACTTCCCAAAGGGTGTTCGAGAAGTGATCATATGATTCTCCATGTTTTGCCTTGAGTCTAGTGTTTAATTGAGCATGTAAGGGTCCAATGGCATAGACACGAGGGCATTTGGTGCGTATTTGAGATAGTATAGGCCCATCGAGCTCTTCGGCGGTGTTGAGTATCAAGGCATCAGCTTGAGAGCTCTTTTGTGTCTGTTTTACATAAAGTTTGATAATTGAATCTTCAATATCAGTTTCTCGACAAAAACTAGGAAGATCTCGACATCGAAAATAAGTTTCCATGCCTGGCACTGTTGTTAACAACCGGTCCATATCTTCACTTCCTTCAATAGTTTAACAAAAGCCTAGTTACTAGTGTCATCATGTataataaataacattaaaagttTAATTTAGGAAGTGTCCTCTTTTGTGAGTCGTACATGGCTCTCCACGGATGACGAGAACAATACTATCAATTGTTGGGGTCTGGTTGATTGCTCAGCTATTGACATTTCATTAACTTCTCATTATGGAGTGAATGCCCTCCACAGAACTAAAAACAGTTCTAAACATGGTTGAAACGAAAACAAAGTTGATAAAAAAGAAGTTAATTTACCTTTGATAGGAAGCTCCCCAGCTTGGATTATATCAGGGATGGAATAATAAACCCAGAAACTACAAGGACTGCTGGTACGAAAATAAATAATGGGGATTTCAAGCTCCTTTGCAACATCAATAGCAAAGCCTAAAAACCCATCTGCAATTATGCAATCCACTGGTGGGCTGATATTTTCAAGCATCTCTCTCAAACCTGGCTTCATTTTCATTTCCAGGGCCTCTTCGTACATATCAAGGAACCAATTCCCAGACCTGGGATGATCAAGAGGGAGACCATCGGTTATGGTCTTGAATTCGAACCCTTGGTATCTTTCAAAGTGGGCAGCAATGTTGTTGAACTTGACCAAGCGTTCATGGTTGTAGTGGGAGTTGAGGAAAGTGAGCTTGAAGCCGGCGAGGGCCAGCAGTTCAGCTAGCTTAATCATAGAGTTTATATGGCCTTGTAATGGGAAGGGGAAGACGAGAACATGTGGAGGAGGAGGTTGTAAGGACCGATCCTTTTCCATCTAATTTCAGGATCTGTTTGAGGGGTTTTTTGAGATTTAGGAGCTCAAGAACGAAGGTTTTGGGAGCTAGATAATGGCCAAACGATGTCTTCTAGGCCATGGATAAGGTAGAAGTGAATATTCCATCGAGTAGATTGAGTGAAAAATTTTCgaatcaattaaattatttaattaaataaatttattcaattattgaTGGTATGAAATACAAAATTATACATGGGAAATTGGGAGGGAAATCCTCTGCCCCCAACCAGTGCCCCATCTGTGTCCCAAAACAAAAcaatgccacatatatatatttttttaaattgtaaaGCATGCTCCTTTTACTAATAAGTGTTCTTTCCTAATTTATTTGCCTTATACTAGCTTAGTAGATTGAGggcttttttataaaaataatccaaataatttaattaattatcaaaatgatTTATCTTTTTAATTAAGTACAAGAATGACTTGAAATCTATAGTAAAAGTTGGTGGAGCCAAATGATTTGGCTCCACCAACATGCCATGTAAGCAGcgaacataaaaaaaattaattttttggtggCACCATTCTATAAATACTAAGGTaatattgaaatttttaaaaatgtgggggacttaaaaaaaattaaccattttCTAATGGAGCTATGTTTTgtcttttatgtttatttatttattattaactttaaaaatttgaaatatatatttgaaatattttattaatatatatatttttgtaaattttaaatatatattttgaaattactttttaaattttaaaattatttttaaattttcttaaattttaaatattatttttaaatattaaatatatattttaataatataaattatttaaatattttaaactttcaaatttgttattagttttataataatttgttattagttttataatattttaaatattatttaatttattttataatattttaaattatgatttttaaattatttttaaagatacGAAGGGACTTAAAAGAAATTAACCAGCGCCACCAGATTCACGACACTTTGCTACtacttttttttatgttttgtcttttatctttatttatttattttattttatttatttttatgattaatttaaaaaaattgaaatatattcaaacggttttaaaattttaaagataatttaaaattataatttaaaatattataaaacaaattaaataatatttaaaatattataaaactaataacaaatttgatagtttaaaatatttaaatattttatactattaaaaatatatttaataaatgaCTAATTTTTTTTAAGTCTCTCCATATTTTCAGAAATTTTAGTATTTCCCTGGTATTTATACAGGTGACGCCATTCTACATGGCTTcgccaaaaaaattaatttttttatgctcCCTGCTGACGTGGCATGTTGGTCGCATCAAATCATTTGGTCCACCAACTTTTACTGTAGATTTCAAGTCATTCTTGTACTTAATTAAAAAGCTGGgtc
The Gossypium arboreum isolate Shixiya-1 chromosome 10, ASM2569848v2, whole genome shotgun sequence genome window above contains:
- the LOC108450670 gene encoding 7-deoxyloganetic acid glucosyl transferase-like isoform X2, yielding MEMDSPSQCRPPHVVIFPLPLQGHINSMIKLAELLALAGFKLTFLNSHHNHERLIKFTSIVAYFKRYPGFELKTITDGLPLDHPRSGNWFLETYEEAILMKIKQSFREMMINSNPPVDCVIADGFSGYAIDVANELGIPIIGFRTSSPRSFWVYYSITDIIKAGELPIRDMDRLITTVPGMETYLRCRDLPSFCRKPDIEDSTVQLIVKQTRKSTQADALIFNTTDELDEPILSQIRTKCANIYPIGPLHAQLNTRLKAKHGESFDQFSNTLREEDKSCIPWLDKQPNRSVIYVSFGSITSTSRDQLVELWYGLLNSKTKFLFVVRPDSVIGKDGEGEDFVKELMEKSKDRGYIVDWAPQEVVLNHEAVGGFLTHSGWNSTLESIVAGVPMVCWPYFADQQVTSRVVSTVWKIGLDMKDVSDRKIVEKMVNDVMVDQKEFVNSATDMAKVINQCVSIGGSSSNNLDRLIEDIRMKRLKTTFVRKEFT
- the LOC108450670 gene encoding 7-deoxyloganetic acid glucosyl transferase-like isoform X1, which translates into the protein MEMDSPSQCRPPHVVIFPLPLQGHINSMIKLAELLALAGFKLTFLNSHHNHERLIKFTSIVAYFKRYPGFELKTITDGLPLDHPRSGNWFLETYEEAILMKIKQSFREMMINSNPPVDCVIADGFSGYAIDVANELGIPIIGFRTSSPRSFWVYYSITDIIKAGELPIRGSEDMDRLITTVPGMETYLRCRDLPSFCRKPDIEDSTVQLIVKQTRKSTQADALIFNTTDELDEPILSQIRTKCANIYPIGPLHAQLNTRLKAKHGESFDQFSNTLREEDKSCIPWLDKQPNRSVIYVSFGSITSTSRDQLVELWYGLLNSKTKFLFVVRPDSVIGKDGEGEDFVKELMEKSKDRGYIVDWAPQEVVLNHEAVGGFLTHSGWNSTLESIVAGVPMVCWPYFADQQVTSRVVSTVWKIGLDMKDVSDRKIVEKMVNDVMVDQKEFVNSATDMAKVINQCVSIGGSSSNNLDRLIEDIRMKRLKTTFVRKEFT
- the LOC108450796 gene encoding 7-deoxyloganetic acid glucosyl transferase-like, with protein sequence MEKDRSLQPPPPHVLVFPFPLQGHINSMIKLAELLALAGFKLTFLNSHYNHERLVKFNNIAAHFERYQGFEFKTITDGLPLDHPRSGNWFLDMYEEALEMKMKPGLREMLENISPPVDCIIADGFLGFAIDVAKELEIPIIYFRTSSPCSFWVYYSIPDIIQAGELPIKGSEDMDRLLTTVPGMETYFRCRDLPSFCRETDIEDSIIKLYVKQTQKSSQADALILNTAEELDGPILSQIRTKCPRVYAIGPLHAQLNTRLKAKHGESYDHFSNTLWEVDKSCIFWLDKQPNRSVIYVSFGSITSTSREQLVELWYGLLNSKTKFLLVVRPNSVIGKDGEGEDVVVELMEKSKDQGYIVNWAPQEAVLNHPTVGGFFTHNGWNSTLESIVAGVPMICWPYFADQQVNSRVVSEVWKIGLDMKDVCDKKIVEKMVKDVMVDQKEEFVQSAAETAKVTNQSVNVGGSSYSNLDHLIEDIRIMSLKTPKTMIVS
- the LOC108452138 gene encoding UDP-glycosyltransferase 76F1-like, which produces MDRQINSVEMEQRKGRRLVLFPLPLQGHINPMFDLANILHSRGFSITIIHTTFNSPNPSNYPHFTFRIISEDLPENNRCTKDLIAFVSMLNAICGLPFRDCLADLLSDTSEEPIACLISDAILYFTQDVANELKVPRMVLRTGAASSFCVFSSFPLLREKGYLPIQDSQLEEPIVELPPLRVKDLPVIHTDDPEDLYNVVVGMVEQSKASNGMIWNTFEELEGTSLATLHQKLGVPLFPIGPFHKCFAVTSSTTSSSLLTHDQSCISWLDKQDPKSVIYVSFGSLASISETQFLEIAWGLANSNQPFLWVVRPGLVHGSNWVEPLPNGFLETLGGKGHIVKWAPQQQVLAHPSVGAFWTHNGWNSTLESICEGVPMVCMPCFTDQKVNARYVSEVWGIGLQLEKGLERGEIEKTIKRLMVDKDGENIRERMLNLKEKSNLCLSESGSSKQALDSLVYHILSLESLTFHTH